The following is a genomic window from Elstera cyanobacteriorum.
AGGCGCGGGATGATGCTTTGGCCGTTACCCGTGGTCCGGTCGGCATCCTGCGCATGACGGCAACGGTTGCCTTCGGTCAAACGGTGCTGGTGCCGTTAATCCCGCAATTTCGAAACGTTTATCCGGGCGTAGCGCTCGATCTGCTGCTGACGGATGCGACGGTCAATTTGGTCAGCGACCGGATCGACCTTGCCATCCGGCACGGCCCGAGCGTTACGGGCGATATGGTTGTCACCAAGCTGCGGACGACCCGATATCGGGTTTGCGCGAGTCCAACCTATCTGGCCCAGGCAGGTGCCCCAACCCATCCGCAGGAATTAGCGCACCGCCCGTGTTTAAGGTTCGCGTTACCAGGGTTCCGAAGCCGCTGGCTGTTTCGGGAAGCGACCGCCGGGCCGGTGATAGAGGTCGAGGTTGGGGGAGACATCACTGTTTCTGGGGGGCTTGCCCTGCATAGCCTGGCCCTAGCCGGGGAGGGGCCAGCTTTGCTGGCCGATTGGCTGATTGAGGCCGATATTGCCGCTGGACGCTTGATTGATCTCTTTCCCGGTTGGCAGGTCACGGCCACGAGTTTCGAGACGGCGGTTTGGCTGCTCTATCCCAGCCGGTCATTTCTACCCCGCAAGGTGCGGGCGATGATCGACTTCCTGAAAGCCTCGGTCGAGGGGGGCGCGTAGCCCCCCATCCGCCTTACGGCGTTACATCGACCGGCAGATAAAGGCTTTCGCCCTTGATCAGCGGCTCCAGCTTGGCGCGCACGCCGTCGATCTGGATGGCGGTGCTTTCGATCTTCGACAGCAGCTTGCGGACTTTGGTGAACCCGTCTTCCGGGGCGGGATAGTCGATTAGGCGCAACTGGGTATCGGGCGGCTGGCGCAGCAGTTGGCGCATTTCGTCGGTTGCTTCCACCATACCGCCGAGCCGGTCCACCAGTCCGGCGTCCTTGGCCGAGGCACCGCTCCAGATCCGGCCTCGGGCGATAGCATCCATCTTATCCATCGGGATTTTGCGGCCCGCCGCCACGCGCTGGGTGAAATCGGCATAGATACGGTCGAGATTTTCCTGGAACCGCGCCCATTCTGCCGGGGTAAAGTCGCGGTTCGGGCTGATTTGCCCGGCGGAAGCACCGCTCGCCACCCGATCCCAGCGGATACCCAGCTTCTCCCACAGGCCCGACAGCACGAATTTACCGCTATAGACGCCGATGGAACCGGTCAGCGTGCCCGGTTGTGCCACGATCTTATCGGCGGGCGCCGCGACGAAATAGCCGCCGGACGCGGCATAGGTGCCCATGACGGCCACCACCGGTTTCCCAGCATCCTGGGCGGCGCGGACGGCCTGCCAGATCGTGTCCGAGGCGACATAGGAGCCACCGGGCGAATCGATGCGGAAGATAATGCCCTTCACCGTCGGGTCGTTCACGGCGGCGGTGAAGGCGGCAGCCACGCGCCCGGCAGCGAAACTGCCTTCGTCGCTGGCCAGCGGATTATCGCTATCGCCGCCGCCGCGCACCACTGGCCCGGCGGCTTCGATCACTGCCACATGCAGGGCGGCATTCGGCAGCGTATCGGGGACGCGGTAATCTGCGAGGGCGACCGTTGCCGGGGTGCGGCTTGCGTCTTTCAAGGCGCGCAGGGCGTCGCTGCGGTAGCCCATCTGATCGATCAGCCCCTGGGTCACGGCGTCTTGCGCGGCAATCGGTGCGGTATCGATGGCGGCGGTTACATCGTCGGGGGCCAAGTTGCGGCCTTTGGCGATCATCTCCACAGCCTGCTTCAGCATATCGTCGGTCAGCTTTTGCAGCGAACCGCGCAGGGCTGGGGACAGGCCTGCTTCGGTAAACATGTCGATCCCGCCCTTGAACTCGTGGCGTTGATCGACGCGCGGGGCAATGCCGACGCTTTTCAGCGCTTCGGCCAGATAGGGCCGTTCCAGCGCTAGCCCATCGATACCGAGGGCGCCGGCGGGTTGCAGCCACACCCGGTCGAACTGGGCGGCCAGTGCGTAGGTGAAGGTGGCGCCACCCGTTTCGCCCAGCGTATCGGCGAAAGCATAGGTTGGCTTGCGCTTCGCCTTGAAGCGCTGCACGGCTTGCGCCAATTCCTGCGCGGCGGCGGGCGACAGGCGGGCGTTCGACAGATCGACGAACAGCCCCTGCACGCGGCCATCTTTCGCGGCGCCGTCGATCCGGCCCACCATCTCGCGCAGGGTCAGGCCTTCGCCGGTCAGCTTGCGGAAGGGATTGTCGCTGCGGGCGGCGGGCGGTTCGCCGCTAATGCTGAGGGTCAGCAGCAGATGCGACGGGAGGTCGGGGGCCTTCGCTTCCTGAAATTCGCTGAACCCACGCCAGACGAGATAGCCGAGGCCGCCGCCGATCAGCAGGAACAGAACGCCCAGAATAGACAAACACCCCACCAGAAACCGGCGCATGGCGGCTCTCCTATCGTGCTTGGCGATGATAGTCGGGATTGGGCATCATATCGACGCCGTGGGCAACGCGGTTGGTCATATTGAAAAAGCCCGCAACCTCGCAGATATCGAAAATATCCTCATCGCTGAACCCCTGCGCGCTGAGGGACGCGCGGTCATTCGCGGTAATCATATGCGGGGTTTCGGTCAATTTTACGGCGAAATCGAGCATGGCGCGCTGCCGGGCGGGCAATTCGGCCACCCGATAGTTCATCACCAGCATTTCCCCCAACTCGGGATCGCCGGACATCTGGCGCACCGCTGCACCGTGGGCGACGAGGCAGTAATAGCAGCGGTTCACCGCCGAGACGGCAACGGCGATCATCTCCCGCTCCAGCTTGCTGAGTCCGGAGGCACCGAGCATCAACTCGTTATAGCTGGCGATAAAGGTGCGCAGTTTTTCAGGGCGCAGCAGCCAAGCACGCAGCACGTTCGGCACCATGCCGAGCTTGTCACGACACTTTTGAAAATAGGGTTTCAAATCATCGGGGAGGCTGGCCTCGTCCGGGGTGTGTAGGTCCATCACCTTCTGCGGTGAATATTGGCCGGGGCGCGCGTCGCTGCTCATGGTTTGCCGCTCGTTTGTTATCCGCGCCGCGTCAGGCGGCGTCCTCCAGATGAAGCCGTAGCTTGAAGCCTGCCGCGGCGGCAATGTTTACGAGCGCATCGAGCGAAAATTTATCAATCTTTCCCCGCAGAAGATCATTGAGCCGTGGGCGGGTGAGGCCAAGTTTCTGGGCGGCCTGTTCCTGCGGCAGCGCCCATTCGGCCACCCGGCCCCGGATATGCAGCATGAGATCGGCCCGCGCGGTTAAATTCGCCGCCTCGGCAGGCGTATCGGCGAGCGCATCGAAGACGGAGGGGAATAGGGGGTCGTTCATCGGGCGGCTCTCCAGGTTTTCAAACGCTGTCGGGCGAGGTCGATATCCTTGTCTGCCGTCTTTTGGCTCTTCTTTTGGAAGGCATGCAGAACTAAAACTCGATCCGGCAGTGTGGCGACATAGAGAATACGGAACGCCCCCGTCGCATCACGTAATCGGATTTCCCGAACACTGTCGCCGACCGACGCCATCGGTTTCCAGTCGCTCGGGTCGGCGCCAATTTGGACCGCCCGGAGTTCAAACCCAGCCCGCTGGCGGATTTTATCGGGAAAGCCCCTTAGGGCGTCGAGACTATCGCCAAGAAATTGGATTGGCTTGCTAATAACGGACTGTATCAAAACGGATACTCCTGTGCAAGCCGATCCCCGCTTACCCGCACTGCGCCCGGTGCTGCATCATCTGATCGGCCAGCACCAGGGCCAGCATGGCTTCGGCGACCGGCACGCCGCGAATACCGACGCACGGATCGTGGCGGCCTTTGGTGAAAATCTCTGTTTCCTCGCCCGCCGCGGTAATCGTCTGGCGCGGAATAAGGATCGAGCTGGTCGGCTTCACCGCCAGCCGCACGACGATATCCTGCCCCGTCGAAATCCCGCCGAGAATGCCGCCCGCATGGTTCGATAGAAACTGCGGCTGCCCGTCCACCAGGCGGATTTCGTCGGCATTTTCCTCACCGCGCAGGGCGGCGGCCGCGAAGCCGTCGCCGATCTCGACGCCCTTCACCGCGTTGATCGTCATCATCGCCTTGGCGATTTCGCTGTCGAGCTTCTCATAGAGCGGCGTGCCCCAGCCTGCCGGAACGCCGGAGGCGACGACTTCGATTACCGCCCCGCAGGAGGAGCCTGCCTTGCGGATACCGTCGAGATACTCAGTCCAGCGGGCAACCGCGCTGGCGTCCGGGCAGAAGAACGGGTTTTCGTCCACTTGGCCCCAGTCCCAGGCCGTGCGGTCGATCCCTTCTGTGCCGAGTTGTACGAGGGCACCCCGGATGGAAATTTCCGGCCCCAGCACTTTGCGGGCAATTGCCCCAGCCGCAACCCGCGCGGCAGTTTCCCGGGCCGAGGACCGCCCGCCGCCGCGATAATCGCGGATGCCGTATTTGGCGTCATAGGTAAAATCGGCATGGCCGGGCCGATAGGCGCTGACCAGATTGCCATAATCCTTCGAGCGTTGATCGACGTTCTCGATCATCAAGGAAATCGGCGTGCCGGTCGTTTGACCTTCAAAAGTGCCGGAGAGGATTTTTACCGCATCCGGCTCCTGCCGCTGCGTGGTAAAGCGGCTTTGGCCGGGGCGGCGCTTATCCAGCCAAGGCTGAATATCCGCCTCGGTTAGGGCCAAGCGCGGCGGCACCCCATCGACAACGCAGCCCAGGGCCGGGCCGTGGCTTTCGCCCCAGGTCGTGAAGCGAAAGAGGCTTCCGAAGGAATTCCCGGCCAAGACGCTTAGTCCTTCGCAACGTTGATGTCGGGCGCGTCCACGGCCTTCATGCCGACGACGTGATAGCCGCTATCGACGTGATGGGTTTCGCCCGTGACGCCGCTGGACAGGTTCGAGAGCAGGTAGAGACCCGCACCACCCACGTCTTCCAGCGTCGTATTGCGCTTCAGCGGCGAGTTATACTGGTTCCACTTCAGAATATAGCGGAAATCGCCGATGCCGGAGGCGGCGAGCGTCTTCATCGGCCCGGCAGACAGGGCATTGACGCGGATATTCTGCCCGCCGAGATCGACCGCGAGATAGCGGACGGAGGCTTCGAGTGCCGCCTTGGCCACGCCCATCACATTGTAATGGGGCATTACCCGCTCGGCACCGTAATAGGTGAGGGTCAGCAGGCTGCCGCCCTCGGTCATCAGCGGCGCGGCGCGCTTGGCGACGGCGGTGAAGGAATAGACCGAGATATTCATCGTCAGCAGGAAATTATCGAGGCTGGTATCGACATATTTCCCCTTCAGCTCTTCCTTATTGGAAAAGCCGATGGCGTGAACGACGAAGTCGAGCTTGCCCCAAACTTTGCCGAGATGATCGAAAACGGCATCCACCGACGCAAGGTCCGACACATCGCAGGGCAGCACTTCGCTCGAGCCGAGTTGGGCGGCCAGCGGGCGCACCCGCTTTTCCAAGGCCTCGCCCTGGAAGGTGAAGGCCAGTTCCGCACCTTGCGCCGCCAAAGCCTGCGCGATGCCCCAGGCAATCGACTTATCGTTGGCCAGGCCCATGATCAGGCCGCGCTTGCCTTGCATCAGCGGAGCAGGAGACACCATTCACTTTATCCTTTTATTAACCAAAGGCGGGCGCAAAAACGCCGCGCATCCTAGCGGAAGCCACGGCGGCCGGGGAAGAGGCTTGATGCAGCGGTGCCGTTTCTAAGCCTGGGACAGATCTGTTACAGGAAAACCATATTCTCGTCCCATTTCTGGGGCAGTCTTCAGCATCGGTTTCGAGCAACGGTCGGGATCGGTCAAAAGAGGGGGTAATCCGGGATGAGGTTAAAGCGGCAACTTCTGCCGTCTCTGAATGGATCACTTCTGGCGAGACCGTCCCACAGCGAAAAATGGGAGAAAGATCATGACTAAGACTTTCATCATCGCCGGTGCCGGTCTGCTGTTTCTGGCGGCGTGCGGGAATAATCCTGGGGATCGTGCCCTGTCCGGCGCCGGGATTGGCGCGGCGGCGGGGACTGTCGGCGGCTTGATGGTCGGCGCTCCCGTCACGGGTGCAGTCGTCGGCGGGGCCGCCGGGGCGGCGGTCGGGGGGCTGACGAAGAAGAAGGATCTTGATCTCGGTAAGCCGATTTGGCGTTAAAACAACGCGATCAGGACGAGAAGGGGGCGGTTTTCCACCCCCTTTTGCTTTATGGCGTCGGCAGGGTACCTTCGTCTTTCGGGGTTAATTCGCCCCTATAAGCGATGTGGGTAATGAAGGTTTTCACCGTTTCCGGCGCAAGCGCTGCCCCATTGGCGGCGCAGATAAACCCGAGGGCAGAATAGCTGCGCCAATAGGCCCGATAGGCGGCGCAATTATTCTTTTTGCCATCCTTACCCGTCACGGCTACCGGGATTGCGCGGAAATCCGCAGGCCCATGATCGACATCAAAATATTCGCCCAAAACAGGCTGGTTCTCGGAAAAGAAACGATTAGCAATATTTTGGAT
Proteins encoded in this region:
- a CDS encoding LysR family transcriptional regulator yields the protein MDQALMNLNDARLLIEIARRGSFAEVARDRGVDPSWVSRMVAGIEQALGFRLFQRTTRRVALTEAGEIYLRRIQLIAEELDQARDDALAVTRGPVGILRMTATVAFGQTVLVPLIPQFRNVYPGVALDLLLTDATVNLVSDRIDLAIRHGPSVTGDMVVTKLRTTRYRVCASPTYLAQAGAPTHPQELAHRPCLRFALPGFRSRWLFREATAGPVIEVEVGGDITVSGGLALHSLALAGEGPALLADWLIEADIAAGRLIDLFPGWQVTATSFETAVWLLYPSRSFLPRKVRAMIDFLKASVEGGA
- the sppA gene encoding signal peptide peptidase SppA; the protein is MRRFLVGCLSILGVLFLLIGGGLGYLVWRGFSEFQEAKAPDLPSHLLLTLSISGEPPAARSDNPFRKLTGEGLTLREMVGRIDGAAKDGRVQGLFVDLSNARLSPAAAQELAQAVQRFKAKRKPTYAFADTLGETGGATFTYALAAQFDRVWLQPAGALGIDGLALERPYLAEALKSVGIAPRVDQRHEFKGGIDMFTEAGLSPALRGSLQKLTDDMLKQAVEMIAKGRNLAPDDVTAAIDTAPIAAQDAVTQGLIDQMGYRSDALRALKDASRTPATVALADYRVPDTLPNAALHVAVIEAAGPVVRGGGDSDNPLASDEGSFAAGRVAAAFTAAVNDPTVKGIIFRIDSPGGSYVASDTIWQAVRAAQDAGKPVVAVMGTYAASGGYFVAAPADKIVAQPGTLTGSIGVYSGKFVLSGLWEKLGIRWDRVASGASAGQISPNRDFTPAEWARFQENLDRIYADFTQRVAAGRKIPMDKMDAIARGRIWSGASAKDAGLVDRLGGMVEATDEMRQLLRQPPDTQLRLIDYPAPEDGFTKVRKLLSKIESTAIQIDGVRAKLEPLIKGESLYLPVDVTP
- a CDS encoding peroxidase-related enzyme (This protein belongs to a clade of uncharacterized proteins related to peroxidases such as the alkylhydroperoxidase AhpD.), coding for MSSDARPGQYSPQKVMDLHTPDEASLPDDLKPYFQKCRDKLGMVPNVLRAWLLRPEKLRTFIASYNELMLGASGLSKLEREMIAVAVSAVNRCYYCLVAHGAAVRQMSGDPELGEMLVMNYRVAELPARQRAMLDFAVKLTETPHMITANDRASLSAQGFSDEDIFDICEVAGFFNMTNRVAHGVDMMPNPDYHRQAR
- a CDS encoding helix-turn-helix domain-containing protein — protein: MNDPLFPSVFDALADTPAEAANLTARADLMLHIRGRVAEWALPQEQAAQKLGLTRPRLNDLLRGKIDKFSLDALVNIAAAAGFKLRLHLEDAA
- a CDS encoding type II toxin-antitoxin system RelE/ParE family toxin, with protein sequence MIQSVISKPIQFLGDSLDALRGFPDKIRQRAGFELRAVQIGADPSDWKPMASVGDSVREIRLRDATGAFRILYVATLPDRVLVLHAFQKKSQKTADKDIDLARQRLKTWRAAR
- the aroC gene encoding chorismate synthase, encoding MAGNSFGSLFRFTTWGESHGPALGCVVDGVPPRLALTEADIQPWLDKRRPGQSRFTTQRQEPDAVKILSGTFEGQTTGTPISLMIENVDQRSKDYGNLVSAYRPGHADFTYDAKYGIRDYRGGGRSSARETAARVAAGAIARKVLGPEISIRGALVQLGTEGIDRTAWDWGQVDENPFFCPDASAVARWTEYLDGIRKAGSSCGAVIEVVASGVPAGWGTPLYEKLDSEIAKAMMTINAVKGVEIGDGFAAAALRGEENADEIRLVDGQPQFLSNHAGGILGGISTGQDIVVRLAVKPTSSILIPRQTITAAGEETEIFTKGRHDPCVGIRGVPVAEAMLALVLADQMMQHRAQCG
- the fabI gene encoding enoyl-ACP reductase FabI; amino-acid sequence: MVSPAPLMQGKRGLIMGLANDKSIAWGIAQALAAQGAELAFTFQGEALEKRVRPLAAQLGSSEVLPCDVSDLASVDAVFDHLGKVWGKLDFVVHAIGFSNKEELKGKYVDTSLDNFLLTMNISVYSFTAVAKRAAPLMTEGGSLLTLTYYGAERVMPHYNVMGVAKAALEASVRYLAVDLGGQNIRVNALSAGPMKTLAASGIGDFRYILKWNQYNSPLKRNTTLEDVGGAGLYLLSNLSSGVTGETHHVDSGYHVVGMKAVDAPDINVAKD